The window TCCTCCACTGCGGTCAGTCGTAGCCCGTCTAGCCGTGCGCGTTCCGGTTCGAGGGCGGAGACGTCGTTCAGGTCAGCCAGCACCGTCCCGCGCCACAGATCGAGCGACGTTGTGAGGAGGTCGAAAGCGGCCTCGGTGTCCCCGCGCACTAGGGCACGGTGCCCGTCGGCGGCCAGCTGCTCGAAACGCAGGGCATCTAGCTCGTCGACGGACACTTTGAGCTGGTAGCCGGGCGGACGGGTCTCGAGGCGCCACGCCTCAGCGCCCAGTGCCCGCCGGAGCCGGTGCACGTAGGTCTGCAGGCTGTGGCGCGCGGTCTCCGGCGGCGCACCATCCCACAGGTCATCGGCGAGGCGGTCGGTGGAGACGGTCTGGCCTGCCCGGACCAGGAGCAACGCCAGCAGCGCGCGCTGCCGGGGCGTACCCATCTCGAGCGCCTCGCCGTCGGCCACCGCCTCCAGCGGGCCCAGGATCCGGAACTCCACCGCGCTCCCTTGGCCCCGGCTCGTAACCCTACGTCGCGGCTAACGAGCCATCTCGCACCGGATCGCTCACGTCGTCGGGGCAGGCAGGGACAGAACTCCCAGCTGCTGAAGCAGACCAAGCTGGTCCACCTCCCCCCAGCACGCGGTGGCCTTGCCGTCGGCGAACTGCAGCACCTCGATCCCGGTGATGACGCCGGCCCGGCCGGTGGGCGAGATGCCGAAGTACTCGCCGTCGTGGGTTCCGCGCGCCGTCCAGCGGACGACCACCTTGTCCCCGTCGGCGACCTGGTCGTCGATCGTGAACTCGAGGTCGGGAAACGCCC is drawn from Actinomycetota bacterium and contains these coding sequences:
- a CDS encoding ester cyclase, translating into MAEQIKTLVSRLVEEVWNRGDYGVVDELIADDYVGHPSEVRGTEGYRQFFMALRRAFPDLEFTIDDQVADGDKVVVRWTARGTHDGEYFGISPTGRAGVITGIEVLQFADGKATACWGEVDQLGLLQQLGVLSLPAPTT